From Pungitius pungitius chromosome 9, fPunPun2.1, whole genome shotgun sequence, one genomic window encodes:
- the LOC119217988 gene encoding mitoferrin-2-like: METPGVDSRVAGAAAGAELRWMGGRLLDATGGFVGSLSPRIPGEQDFTPVLHRLTPEATTSVEPEIDYEGLPQGASTSTHMLAGSVAGIMEHCLMYPIDCVKTRMQSLHPEPAARYSSVMDALRQIVRTEGVWRPIRGVNVLAVGAGPAHALYFASYEKIKFSLSDSIHPGANSHFANGVAGCIATVLHDTIMNPAEVVKQRMQMFNSPYRGVLDCVGSLLRRDGPAAFYRSYTTQLTMNVPFQALHFMTYEYLQELLNPHRQYNPSSHVASGALAGALAAAATTPLDVCKTLLNTQEAQAVHLLPAAPSAPGGRHISGLGEACRTVYRTGGAAAFFKGVHARIIYQMPSTAISWSVYEFFKYVITERQHQRSRQRGGDRDGAK; this comes from the exons ATGGAAACCCCGGGGGTAGACAGCCGGGTCGCAGGCGCCGCAGCCGGGGCAGAGCTTCGATGGATGGGCGGCAGGCTGCTGGACGCCACGGGAGGGTTCGTCGGGTCTCTTTCGCCGAGAATACCAGGGGAGCAGGACTTCACCCCGGTGTTGCATCGATTGACTCCGGAGGCAACGACCTCTGTGGAGCCCGAAATAGACTACGAAGGGCTGCCTCAAGGAGCGTCCACCAGCACACACATGCTGGCGGGGTCCGTGGCTGGAATCATGGAGCACTGCCTCATGTACCCCATCGACTGCGTCAAG ACCCGCATGCAGAGCCTCCACCCCGAGCCGGCGGCGCGCTACAGCAGCGTGATGGACGCCCTGCGGCAGATTGTGCGGACGGAGGGCGTGTGGCGGCCAATCCGGGGCGTGAACGTGCTGGcggtgggggcggggcctgcCCACGCGCTCTACTTTGCCAGCTACGAGAAGATCAAGTTCTCGCTCAGTGACTCCATCCACCCGGGCGCCAACAGCCACTTTGCAAACG GAGTAGCAGGTTGCATAGCAACAGTGCTGCATGACACCATCATGAACCCAGCTGAag TCGTGAAGCAGCGGATGCAGATGTTCAACTCTCCGTACCGCGGCGTGCTGGACTGCGTGGGCTCCCTGCTGAGGCGCGACGGCCCGGCGGCGTTCTACCGCAGCTACACCACGCAGCTGACCATGAACGTGCCCTTCCAGGCGCTGCACTTCATGACCTACGAGTACCTCCAGGAGCTGCTCAACCCGCACAGACAGTACAACCCGTCCTCCCACGTGGCGTCGGGCGCGCTGGCCGGcgccctcgccgccgccgccaccaccccGCTCGACGTCTGCAAGACCCTCCTCAACACGCAGGAGGCGCAGGCCGTGCACCTGCTGCCGGCCGCGCCCTCGGCCCCCGGCGGCCGCCACATCTCGGGCCTCGGCGAGGCCTGTCGGACGGTGTACCGGACGGGGGGCGCGGCGGCCTTCTTCAAGGGCGTCCACGCCCGGATCATCTACCAGATGCCCTCCACGGCCATCAGCTGGTCCGTCTACGAGTTCTTCAAGTACGTCATCACGGAGCGGCAGCACCAGCGCAgccggcagcgaggaggagatcgaGACGGCGCCAAATGA
- the LOC119217996 gene encoding homeobox protein Nkx-2.5-like, producing the protein MLLCGLHFLGAAEPELDDMMLQSPLTSTPFSVKDILKLEQQQQQQQQAGSLELHGALTQHHMTGSPPQQQLRRHFQTPASCMLAGSRDSPPFSDAEDNLAYLSALAARDEDRGETSLSPDLYVHPGLQGAKLEEPESKICARVSRAEPSQGGPDDSERPPPKQRSRRRPRVLFSQAQVFELERRFKQQRYLSAPEREHLATTLKLTSNQVKIWFQNRRYKCKRQRQDKSLEGVGPQQQQQQHHPPPPRRVAVPVLVRDGKPCLGGTQSYAAAGAPYGSNPYGYNGYPAYTYNSPAYNTNYSCTYTSIPALPPSGASNAFMNMNLGNVGGLGGSAQGPTHQGTAVTSCQGSLQGIRAW; encoded by the exons ATGTTACTCTGCGGGCTCCATTTCCTCGGTGCTGCAGAGCCGGAGCTGGATGACATGATGCTGCAGAGTCCGCTCACCTCCACGCCGTTTTCTGTCAAGGATATCCTcaagctggagcagcagcagcagcagcagcagcaggccgggTCCCTGGAGCTCCACGGAGCCCTCACCCAGCACCACATGACGGGGTCTCctccccagcagcagctgcgGCGGCATTTCCAAACCCCGGCGTCCTGCATGCTGGCCGGCTCCCGCGATAGCCCCCCCTTCTCGGACGCGGAGGACAACCTGGCCTACCTCAGCGCGCTGGCGGCGCGGGACGAGGACCGAGGGGAGACCAGCCTGTCCCCGGACCTTTACGTGCACCCGGGCCTGCAGGGGGCCAAGCTGGAGGAGCCGGAGAGCA AGATCTGTGCCAGAGTGTCCCGCGCGGAGCCCTCGCAGGGCGGCCCCGACGACTCGGAGCGACCGCCGCCGAAGCAGAGGAGCCGGCGGCGGCCCCGCGTGCTCTTCTCCCAGGCGCAGGTCTTCGAGCTGGAGCGGCGCTTCAAGCAGCAGCGCTACCTGTCCGCGCCCGAGCGCGAGCACCTGGCGACCACCCTCAAGCTCACCTCCAACCAGGTGaagatctggttccagaaccgcCGCTACAAGTGCAAGCGGCAGCGGCAGGACAAGTCGCTGGAGGGGGTcgggccgcagcagcagcagcagcagcaccaccctCCGCCGCCCCGGCGCGTCGCGGTGCCGGTGCTGGTGCGCGACGGGAAGCCGTGTCTGGGCGGGACGCAGAGCTACGCCGCCGCCGGCGCTCCGTACGGATCCAACCCGTACGGTTACAACGGGTACCCGGCGTACACGTACAACAGCCCCGCGTACAACACCAACTACAGCTGCACGTACACCAGCatccccgccctccccccgtCCGGCGCCTCCAACGCCTTCATGAACATGAACTTGGGCAACGTGGGCGGCCTCGGCGGCTCCGCGCAGGGCCCCACGCACCAGGGCACCGCGGTCACGTCGTGCCAGGGCTCGCTGCAGGGGATCCGGGCCTGGTAG